atataaaaacttaagaaaattataatgatgagatagataagataaaataattttactatccaaacatgaTTATATTATATCTCTCTTGCTAGCTATAGCTTGCTTTACACCTCACCGTTAACACTAGAACATATAGAGAAAACAGCATTAGTAatccattatttttctttcccttcgctgccaatttatcaatttatctatatattcttaatttattcttCTTATAATCTCTTAAGACTTATAATTTGGCAGGCATTAACCGCCGGTTGGATGAAAATCTGAACCCATCTGTCTTTGACTTAGGGGTGGATTAATATTAAGGAAGATGGATGCACCATCCTAATCACGTACGTGCCGGTGCCGATGAGGTGGGTCTCACCTGCACCACAAAACCTCGACATCCAGTGTTGGTACATAATGGTGGCCATCATCAAGTTTTGCTTCAATCTTATCCACTTGACGTGTACGTAGTGGGGACCGGCGACGGCTTGGCTCTCCGGTTGTACAGATCGATGGAACTGGACCTAAGCCTAGCTAGCTAACCCGGAGTACTGCTTCTTCCTAACCTACGATTATGGCTTCTACAATTTGGTTCGGGCTCTCTTTTTTGATATATTCCATTCTCTTCGTAAATATTCAAATAcgattaaacattttttattgcaATGTTTCacacaaaagtttgaaaatgtaGATATATACAGATGACAAAACCAAATATGAGAAAAAACTCATTGCTCAACGTAATTTTGTACGTACTAGTGTTatctagaagaaaaaaaaaattattcatcatttctgcacaccaattttttttttcttataaaatatgtaatatatagatgatgatcagtagaagaattcaattagtttaataagaataaaataaaaataaattttaaaaaataaaataaaattattcatcatTATCTCACATATCACGTGATATGTGAGATAATGAGTATCAAAACTATATCCAGAAACTACGAGCACAATTTAAGCCCCAGTTTGGCTTGTCAGATGAGATGAAGCTATCTCATATAGTCTATAgggatgagatagttttgtcTATCCAAACGGCTAATTTCTTAtctattttcatctcaaaattttgaaacatgTCTCATTACTTTCTGacaatataaatagtaaaaagaatcacatacagtaaaaaaatattatttgtgattaaaatagaataatcaataagttattattagaataatattttttcacaaaacaattgataattttgtgagtattaaatacaaatgcattttgagattttattagaaaattcgaaattaataaattatttaaaacaaatctacaacataatttatatatttatttattataatagtcaaaattattataatttataattagaataaaaaatgacgaatttcttatatatgtagaaaaataaatagataaaaatatttttttaaaaagagaaattataaatttcggCCAACAActtattgatatattttgggatttaaattattttttagagtaataatatctttaagaataatatcttttaaaaaagagaaattattttttataattatagaataattTTGGCAATTAACTTcccaatatattttgggatttaaatttatttatgatagattttttaattattcttaaatattattttttattaatatattcgtAACTATTACCTAATTATTGGTAGGACTCACCCATTTATCAAAGAGTGCTTATACACCCACACATGGGAGATCCAACCcgtttcttttcttattcttcttttttttttctttttttcatgcattttttttatcatttttaaatatatattttttaaattcacaacattaataaaaaaatatttacttaatcgtgaagttaaaaaaaaagtcaatcgGGATCCCAGTTGGGGATACCCagttgtattttaatattttcctttatcaaattctaaaaagtcaaaattatttcatcttatcttactatctaaacatacatttttttataaactatcttatatcatcttaatttaaaaaatctcactattatttcaaatatataatctaatctcCTCTAAATTGCCTATACAAACATGGCTTAAAGTTTGTTATAATAAACTAGTAACCTAGCTAATTTCCTAAAACCCCCATGCAGATAGATTTGGATGGCTCCAAACAAAGCCATATTAGCCGGAGCTTCCCCCAACTCTCATAATTTAGCCATCAAACATCTGATCTCTGATCTCTCTGACAAGACTCCACTATAAAAGCCCTAGATTTAATACCTCTTTCTTCACAGGATACGAAGATAAAACTCTTCCTCAACACCCTTCCCGGTCTCATCTTCTAGATCTCTTCGTCTCGTTCCCCCGTCTCTCTTcgtatatatacttattttatataGGCAAATCCAAAGCCATACACGTAAGGCCTTTTTTGGGTTGTTACACAGAAGAAGTCATGGATTTCCTTCACAAGCTTTGGGACGAAACATTTGCCGGTCCGGGACCCGACACCGGCCTTGGCAAACTGCGAAAGTATGATTCATTTTCAGCTAAACCATCGCCTTCTATGGTAGCCAATGAGGTGCCGATAACTCGCAGCATTACCATTCTCAGGTCTAAGTCCACTTTTAGAAATCTTTCGGTTGATCCCGGTTCGGCCGCAGAGTCTCCAGCCGTGCCAAGCACCACTGGGACACCACTCACACGTAAGTTCAATTACCACTCTCGTTTTCCCCCGTGCATGAAATATATCAAGTATATCCGTAGAatatggtgtttttttttttcttttacggTTTAGCACTTGGTTtttttgggaaaggagaagGAAGATCAGAAGCAAACAAAAGATTATCATTAGTTGgtgaaaaatagtagaaaagAAATACGAACTTGTCTCTTAACATCAAAACATGCGCACAGTCTGTAAGGAAGAAAGATATATTCTTGGGACGTGTTGAGAGCCACTGGATCTCGATTGGTGTTGTATGGAGCTCTTGACAGTGATCCGATGCGGTTGTACAGTATCGGTTCGTACATCCATAGcgatgaataatatttaaatgcaaagaataaagaaatatga
This window of the Juglans regia cultivar Chandler chromosome 12, Walnut 2.0, whole genome shotgun sequence genome carries:
- the LOC109004970 gene encoding dormancy-associated protein homolog 4-like isoform X1 yields the protein MDFLHKLWDETFAGPGPDTGLGKLRKYDSFSAKPSPSMVANEVPITRSITILRSKSTFRNLSVDPGSAAESPAVPSTTGTPLTPGTPGGDNKIFTRIKSSGGALEQAADQPRSPNTYQYIGSLSFIFNCMENDKLS
- the LOC109004970 gene encoding dormancy-associated protein homolog 4-like isoform X2, giving the protein MDFLHKLWDETFAGPGPDTGLGKLRKYDSFSAKPSPSMVANEVPITRSITILRSKSTFRNLSVDPGSAAESPAVPSTTGTPLTPGTPGGDNKIFTRIKSSGGALEQAADQPRSPNTYQYIGS
- the LOC109004970 gene encoding dormancy-associated protein homolog 4-like isoform X3, with product MDFLHKLWDETFAGPGPDTGLGKLRKYDSFSAKPSPSMVANEVPITRSITILRSKSTFRNLSVDPGSAAESPAVPSTTGTPLTPGTPGGDNKIFTRIKSSGGALEQAADQPRRS